A portion of the Gossypium arboreum isolate Shixiya-1 chromosome 8, ASM2569848v2, whole genome shotgun sequence genome contains these proteins:
- the LOC108469179 gene encoding peroxidase 5-like has product MLSSLQLIMLGCSIVASASLKVGFYTRTCPFAETIVRKAVNKAVSLNPGIAAGLIRMYFHDCFVRGCDASVLLRSVPGNPPAEMDHPANNPSLRGFEVIDEAKAQIEAQCPGTVSCADIIAFAARDSTYEAGGIYYAIPAGRRDGRVSISDEVPQNLPPPFFNAQQIAQLFARKGMSVDEMVTLSGAHSIGVSHCSSFSNRLYSFNATHAQDPSLDPNYAAFLKTKCPPPTSAAGAGGDPTVPLESVTPNRLDNKYYIELTRRRGLLTSDQTLMDSSLTSALVLNNVRRGEAWAKKFGNAMVHMGSLDVLTGQQGEIRRNCSVAN; this is encoded by the exons ATGCTTTCAAGCCTACAGCTAA TCATGCTTGGCTGCTCAATTGTGGCTTCTGCATCTTTGAAGGTGGGCTTCTATACACGAACTTGTCCATTTGCAGAGACCATTGTAAGAAAAGCTGTAAACAAAGCGGTTTCACTTAATCCTGGCATAGCTGCTGGTCTCATCCGAATGTATTTCCATGACTGCTTCGTCAGG GGTTGTGATGCTTCTGTCCTTCTAAGATCTGTGCCCGGAAACCCCCCAGCAGAGATGGATCACCCTGCTAATAACCCTAGTTTGCGAGGTTTCGAGGTGATTGATGAGGCCAAAGCCCAAATCGAGGCACAATGTCCAGGAACCGTGTCTTGTGCAGACATAATCGCATTCGCTGCCCGTGACAGTACCTACGAAGCTGGAGGGATTTATTACGCCATTCCTGCCGGCCGCAGGGATGGCCGTGTCTCTATTAGCGACGAAGTACCACAAAACCTGCCCCCACCGTTCTTCAATGCGCAACAAATTGCTCAACTTTTCGCAAGGAAAGGAATGTCAGTGGATGAGATGGTGACATTATCAGGGGCACACTCCATTGGTGTCTCGCATTGCTCTTCCTTTTCCAACCGGCTCTACTCTTTTAACGCCACTCATGCTCAAGACCCTTCTCTTGATCCTAACTACGCTGCCTTTTTGAAAACCAAGTGCCCACCCCCGACATCTGCGGCTGGTGCTGGAGGGGATCCAACAGTGCCACTTGAAAGTGTCACACCCAATCGCCTGGACAACAAGTACTACATTGAACTGACGCGTCGTCGTGGTTTGCTCACCTCCGACCAGACATTGATGGACAGTTCCTTGACCTCCGCGTTGGTGTTGAACAATGTGAGGCGCGGTGAAGCATGGGCTAAAAAGTTCGGCAACGCAATGGTGCATATGGGTTCCCTTGATGTTCTCACTGGACAACAAGGTGAAATCAGGAGAAATTGCAGTGTGGCCAACTGA